In the Candidatus Cloacimonas acidaminovorans str. Evry genome, one interval contains:
- a CDS encoding XRE family transcriptional regulator, producing MDPNDIGSRLGMLIKSMNLKQYQFTEKFGISANSLDRYKNNERFPDPQFLARLIDAGVNVNWLLRGEGSMFILAPWELGDDIRTTKKVQIVDGKPVLVNDFDTTYIRTSLFPIVAEISAGSPMDVPEGIEPAESVEVPTRYIPYGTDSYVAFRINGQSMEPQILHGDIVLIKKQITWDGLDGKICAVRYETGITLKRIQYDEARRGVALQPLNKDYRIEFIDADQSQWLTMIGPLSLQLRFY from the coding sequence ATGGACCCTAATGATATCGGCAGCAGGCTGGGAATGCTGATCAAATCAATGAATTTGAAGCAGTACCAGTTTACCGAAAAATTCGGTATTTCGGCTAATTCTCTGGACCGTTATAAGAACAATGAGCGGTTTCCCGACCCTCAGTTCTTGGCCAGATTGATTGATGCCGGAGTGAATGTGAACTGGCTGTTAAGAGGGGAAGGCAGTATGTTCATCCTGGCTCCCTGGGAGCTTGGAGATGATATCAGGACTACCAAGAAAGTCCAGATAGTGGATGGCAAACCGGTCTTAGTGAATGATTTTGATACCACTTACATCCGCACCTCACTGTTCCCGATCGTGGCGGAAATATCCGCTGGATCACCCATGGATGTTCCCGAAGGCATAGAGCCAGCGGAATCAGTCGAAGTCCCCACTCGCTATATTCCCTACGGTACGGATAGCTACGTGGCCTTCCGCATTAATGGACAGAGCATGGAGCCGCAGATACTCCACGGGGATATTGTCCTCATCAAAAAGCAGATCACCTGGGATGGTTTGGACGGTAAAATCTGTGCCGTCAGATACGAGACCGGCATTACTCTGAAAAGGATACAGTATGATGAGGCCCGCAGGGGTGTTGCCCTCCAACCTCTCAATAAAGACTACCGGATCGAGTTTATAGACGCTGATCAGAGTCAGTGGCTAACGATGATCGGCCCCCTATCACTTCAGTTACGGTTCTATTAA
- a CDS encoding tetratricopeptide repeat protein: MEHYSKLLPGMVEWTLQKRAEDNVSESFGCGYLFVDVCDFTKLTESASLKGHYGVEIITDILNQYFDLLNEKIMQYGGQIIKFEGDAILAAFPGKEEICLSQMQECLKEFHWELQELNKRLKNKYGSDLSYHSSMGYGQSNVIILGKPNIHYDYFVYSPVMPSLYKLFAQAGKNECLQVKSGIKTKKKAEIYRAELPLQAEKSYDQSFFPPEILQRISSQTFTGELRNAAILFIGITAEKYIHKGDYKTINNYYCTVQEIVYRLEGMINKIDYTDKGLILLISFGILQTHIDDIERAIVCANLINNIESPLKAKIGLTYSNLYVGVLGAKQRCEFGIIGTGVNVSARLMTSAKYGQIVFTKDILPSVQSRFEVQFLRKERVKGIKDELFFYRILRELPEFLSSYKRQYQNKTQVCYQEQTAEIIQKIKDKKINQVLISGDHGTGKSFLSWQILNNFYEENYKIGIFVLDEFNHHDPLILHRKFISNELELNDPLSEPEKLQQYLAEILAERDADILLNALGLQNKETILTDDSGKQIELLLLSLQKSLDLLMRDFDLILLDNIQWLDDLSAQILQKRLEDDNPKSQTLILTTTKEITNYQNKANAKTEFIGLRELNREEVIALIRSQIPNITFQAVDYIYNLAGGNPRFITELCSQILSSFPDPDMLITESNIYDIQNKGLLPYNVENLFIVKYESLSQEAKDILKKASIIGKGFTLNEIFETQSGISQNEIIPVISELQNNEIIDITTLSPEVQYLFNNALMRQAVYSTILLGEKVSLHNRIASFYEEKYGTLANRHSELLAYHFHLGENKEKALHYALIAGDQNQKINNHSEAIYYYQIALQHTTERLEKIAIILSIVDSQLYLGEVEVAIENLETIEPKEISFPELLKKYHFLRCRVYYLNGDYEGVLKYLKNVTDFEGKYGEQIRVYQLDCLYRLFQIEDFSALLKDLKQEFIQQAAKTLNVKAKKPSVSTLLSRFQKIPEDEITEEQKHYLYLLLKLESIAANHFINTGYYQKALKSLLFQYDLAKALKDDLSLRIASSGLGIVYTRMGNLDSAYKAYVEAISIADKISDRFGFAKVLSDMATLHRRMGQHQEALDHFHRSLKIFESLGNLVFQGVVLHGIGEVYLQEGRDTEALKYFRKALKIARQSKDLFGISFEQDAIGDILFNSGKIADAKTQYWKNLKLQQKIGDNEGIAHTYGNLGNVARMEKNLPLAIEYYTKNIKMTAEIGDKDGQGRGFYNLALVYEDLQDKEKAIQFLHKALKCFTQAGSVKFMELTKKRLQENLQQNE, translated from the coding sequence ATGGAACACTACAGTAAATTATTACCCGGAATGGTGGAATGGACACTGCAAAAAAGAGCAGAAGATAATGTATCGGAAAGTTTTGGTTGCGGTTATCTTTTTGTAGATGTTTGCGATTTTACAAAATTGACAGAAAGCGCTTCTTTGAAAGGACATTACGGAGTAGAAATTATTACTGATATCTTAAACCAGTATTTTGATCTCTTGAACGAAAAAATAATGCAATATGGCGGACAGATTATCAAATTTGAAGGTGATGCCATTTTGGCTGCTTTTCCCGGTAAAGAAGAGATTTGCCTAAGCCAAATGCAGGAATGCTTAAAGGAATTTCACTGGGAACTGCAAGAACTGAATAAACGCCTGAAAAATAAATATGGCAGTGATCTTTCCTATCATAGCAGTATGGGTTACGGTCAATCCAATGTGATTATTCTGGGCAAACCGAATATCCATTATGATTATTTTGTGTATAGTCCCGTAATGCCTTCCCTTTATAAACTCTTTGCCCAAGCGGGAAAAAACGAATGTTTGCAGGTAAAAAGTGGCATAAAAACGAAAAAGAAAGCCGAAATTTATAGAGCTGAACTTCCCCTGCAAGCCGAAAAAAGCTACGATCAAAGTTTCTTTCCTCCGGAAATTTTACAGCGTATTTCTTCCCAAACATTTACCGGTGAACTACGCAATGCCGCTATTCTCTTTATTGGTATTACCGCCGAAAAATATATTCATAAGGGTGACTACAAAACCATTAACAACTACTATTGTACGGTTCAGGAAATTGTTTACCGTCTGGAAGGAATGATTAACAAAATTGACTATACCGATAAGGGTTTGATTTTACTTATCAGTTTCGGCATTTTACAAACCCATATAGATGATATTGAGCGCGCTATTGTCTGTGCCAACCTGATAAATAATATAGAAAGCCCGCTAAAAGCTAAAATAGGGCTCACTTATAGCAATCTCTATGTGGGAGTTTTGGGAGCGAAACAACGCTGTGAATTTGGCATTATCGGCACAGGAGTTAATGTTTCAGCCCGTTTAATGACTTCCGCTAAATACGGACAAATTGTTTTTACCAAGGATATTCTACCCAGTGTGCAAAGCCGTTTTGAAGTCCAATTTTTGCGTAAGGAAAGGGTTAAAGGCATCAAAGACGAATTGTTCTTTTATCGTATCCTGCGTGAATTGCCGGAATTTTTGAGTAGCTATAAAAGGCAGTATCAAAATAAAACCCAGGTTTGCTACCAGGAACAAACTGCTGAAATCATTCAAAAAATAAAGGACAAAAAAATCAATCAAGTGCTTATTTCCGGAGATCATGGCACCGGAAAATCCTTTCTCAGCTGGCAGATATTAAACAATTTCTACGAGGAAAACTATAAAATTGGCATCTTCGTTTTAGATGAATTCAACCATCACGATCCTTTAATCCTGCATCGTAAATTTATCAGTAATGAACTGGAACTGAATGATCCCTTGTCGGAACCCGAAAAACTGCAACAATACCTGGCAGAAATTTTGGCAGAAAGAGATGCGGATATCCTTTTAAACGCTTTAGGACTGCAAAATAAAGAAACTATCTTAACCGATGACAGCGGAAAACAAATTGAATTGCTCTTGCTTTCCCTGCAAAAATCCCTGGACTTGCTGATGCGTGATTTTGACCTTATTTTGCTGGATAATATTCAATGGCTGGATGATCTTTCGGCTCAAATCCTCCAGAAACGCTTGGAAGATGACAACCCTAAATCACAAACTCTTATTTTAACTACTACTAAAGAGATAACAAACTACCAAAACAAGGCAAATGCCAAAACGGAATTTATCGGTTTAAGGGAATTGAATCGGGAAGAAGTAATAGCCCTGATTCGCTCTCAAATCCCTAATATCACTTTTCAGGCAGTGGATTATATCTACAATTTGGCAGGAGGAAATCCGCGGTTTATTACTGAACTTTGTTCCCAAATACTTTCCAGTTTCCCCGATCCTGATATGCTGATTACGGAATCTAATATTTATGATATTCAAAATAAGGGTCTTTTACCCTATAATGTAGAAAATCTTTTTATCGTTAAATATGAGTCATTAAGTCAGGAAGCCAAGGACATCCTAAAAAAGGCATCCATTATAGGTAAGGGCTTTACCTTGAATGAAATTTTTGAAACCCAGAGTGGAATAAGCCAAAATGAAATAATACCCGTAATTTCAGAACTGCAAAATAATGAAATTATAGATATTACAACCCTCTCTCCAGAAGTTCAATATCTATTCAATAATGCTCTTATGCGCCAAGCTGTCTATTCTACTATTTTGCTTGGAGAAAAGGTTTCTCTCCATAATCGCATTGCCTCTTTTTATGAAGAAAAATATGGAACACTGGCAAACCGCCACAGTGAATTACTTGCCTATCATTTTCATTTGGGAGAAAATAAGGAAAAAGCTCTGCATTATGCTTTAATAGCAGGCGACCAAAATCAGAAAATAAATAACCACAGTGAGGCAATTTATTACTATCAAATAGCTCTTCAGCATACTACAGAAAGATTGGAAAAAATAGCTATCATCCTTAGTATTGTGGATTCCCAGCTCTATTTAGGCGAAGTGGAAGTGGCTATAGAAAACCTGGAAACTATTGAACCGAAGGAAATTTCCTTTCCTGAACTCCTTAAAAAGTATCATTTTTTGCGCTGCAGGGTCTATTACTTGAACGGTGACTATGAAGGTGTGCTGAAATATCTGAAAAATGTAACGGACTTTGAAGGCAAATATGGAGAACAAATACGCGTTTATCAATTGGACTGCCTTTATCGGCTTTTCCAGATTGAAGATTTTTCTGCCTTGCTGAAGGACTTGAAACAGGAATTTATACAGCAGGCGGCAAAAACCTTGAATGTAAAAGCCAAAAAGCCATCTGTTTCAACTTTGCTTTCCCGTTTTCAGAAAATTCCGGAAGATGAAATTACAGAAGAGCAAAAACACTATCTCTATCTATTGCTGAAACTGGAATCCATAGCGGCAAATCATTTTATTAATACAGGATATTATCAAAAAGCACTAAAGTCCTTACTTTTCCAATACGACCTCGCAAAAGCTCTGAAAGATGACCTCTCTTTACGGATTGCCAGTAGCGGACTGGGAATTGTGTATACACGAATGGGAAATTTGGATTCTGCCTATAAAGCTTATGTGGAAGCAATTAGCATTGCCGATAAAATCAGTGACCGTTTTGGTTTTGCCAAAGTCCTTTCCGATATGGCAACTTTACATCGGCGAATGGGACAACATCAAGAAGCTTTAGATCATTTTCATCGCAGCTTGAAAATCTTTGAATCCTTAGGAAATCTTGTCTTTCAAGGCGTCGTCTTACACGGAATTGGAGAAGTGTATTTGCAGGAAGGACGCGATACTGAAGCATTGAAATATTTTCGTAAAGCCCTGAAAATTGCCCGCCAAAGCAAAGACCTCTTTGGAATTTCTTTTGAACAGGATGCCATTGGAGATATTTTATTTAATTCCGGAAAAATAGCTGACGCAAAGACACAATATTGGAAAAACCTCAAATTACAACAAAAAATTGGCGATAATGAAGGAATTGCCCATACTTACGGTAATTTAGGCAATGTAGCCAGAATGGAAAAAAACCTTCCTCTGGCAATTGAGTATTACACTAAAAATATTAAAATGACAGCTGAAATTGGCGATAAAGACGGACAAGGAAGAGGTTTTTACAATCTTGCTTTGGTTTATGAAGACCTGCAGGACAAGGAAAAAGCAATACAATTCCTACATAAAGCTCTAAAATGCTTTACCCAGGCAGGTTCGGTTAAATTTATGGAGCTGACTAAAAAACGCTTACAGGAAAATTTACAGCAAAACGAGTGA
- a CDS encoding M6 family metalloprotease domain-containing protein has protein sequence MPKQNTCNKLLLVIIALLFALNLKAAMVTNLPVTVFQPDGTKLELLASGDEYHNWLHDKNNYTIIRHPVSGYLCYAEQDRENVKASDLIVGKDDPFRSALKPGINISEKAYKELRSSKFWMPAERDAPTTGTINNIVIFIRFSGESEFGQGISVYDGWFNNGTNSQKNYFLEASYNQLTVNTTFYPPAQNNLVVSWQDSHPRAYYEPYNATTNPTGYNGDTERRNREFTLLQNAVAGIAAQVPSSLNIDSDGDGKVDNVVFLVSGGAGEWSSLLWPHRWAIYDRNVYLNNKRVYDFNLQLKDFLATRGVGVICHEFFHTLGAPDLYHYTSNGIDPAGSWDLMCSDQNPPQYMTAFMKWKYGNWIATIPTIFIGQQYTLNPLTSSTGNCYRIDSNDPNQYYVVEFRKKTGTFESSIPGSGMLIYRIDTTAGDGNASGPPDELYIYRPNGTTTVNGTINSANFSQETGRTSINNTTNPAPFLQDGSEGNLNIYAIGSSAGTTMTFSLGVPTVDFSTNPYTESFDSSTFPPTGWYKQTISGSYGFERVTSGTNPTCSPQAGAGMICYKSYYASSSNSAILATMRLDCSEVQFYSYDFSFYMYRDTGYSSRADKIEFYLATLPDMSGTNTLLGTINRYTGFTPTVASAGWYQYSFNLPLTSSGYYYIVCKAISAYGNNMFLDSFSIKKTALPPSPSVSPSPVNLAENVNVSPNFSWVNGGGYPSHYLFYLGTNNPPSNLINGLNLGNVLNYAYTGTLNYSTQYYWKVVAVSEGGSAQNCSVWSFTTFADPRITALPYSQNFDSVTTPALPFGWSTYVSSTGSSAYVKNYSSPTNYALSPPNCIAYNNFTDTSAELILITPEILTPINILRLKFNAKGLSTGYSLQVGTMSSPNGTFTSLTTVNLTNTMQQYSVPFSNYNGTDRFIAIRHNLGGSNRSIYLDNFYLEEELTNDLAISALQMNGLGVIGEPLQFSVSILNNGIATQNSYSIQLLSSSGKTVLANLDVLEPLAPGQTAVHNLTWIPETEQTLSVYAQVTLISDGYTGNNTSIPSPISIGSYIAEAGTTATGTKTNYLPLSFNQKNSISETIYLASELQMTAGIISAIAYHTNFVQDLSHQAVKIWMKNTPESNLSSGWLSFDEYVPVFDGFVDFPAGSNTIIIILQIPFPYNGNNLAIRVNRPFDNYNYNTSNHFYYTNSASNPGRSRYLSNSSVNYDPQNPSALGSLSNFIPVTGFSVTSYIPAVLAIPQLLIQKNQQGVLLNWNAVPGANLYRIYTSSDPVVWSDIPYAECSQTSFLITNPPDKMFFKIVAVYQAP, from the coding sequence ATGCCGAAGCAAAATACTTGTAACAAACTGTTACTTGTGATAATAGCTCTACTATTTGCCTTAAATTTAAAAGCCGCTATGGTTACTAATCTGCCGGTTACCGTTTTTCAACCGGATGGAACAAAACTGGAATTATTGGCAAGTGGCGATGAATATCATAACTGGCTGCACGATAAAAACAATTACACTATTATCAGGCATCCCGTAAGTGGCTACTTATGTTATGCCGAACAAGATAGAGAGAATGTTAAAGCAAGCGATTTAATCGTGGGTAAAGATGATCCTTTTCGTTCTGCTCTTAAGCCAGGAATTAACATCTCTGAAAAAGCATATAAGGAATTGCGCAGTAGCAAGTTTTGGATGCCAGCAGAAAGAGATGCACCAACCACCGGTACAATTAATAACATTGTGATCTTTATCCGTTTTTCCGGAGAAAGTGAATTTGGCCAGGGTATCAGTGTTTATGACGGTTGGTTCAATAACGGAACCAATTCTCAAAAGAATTATTTTCTGGAAGCAAGCTATAATCAGCTTACGGTGAATACTACTTTTTATCCTCCTGCTCAAAATAATCTGGTTGTTTCCTGGCAGGATAGCCATCCGAGAGCTTATTATGAACCCTATAATGCCACTACTAATCCGACAGGTTATAATGGAGATACTGAACGGAGAAACCGGGAATTTACCTTACTTCAAAATGCTGTTGCCGGAATTGCTGCTCAGGTTCCTTCTTCTTTAAATATTGATTCCGATGGAGATGGCAAAGTAGATAATGTTGTTTTTCTCGTTAGTGGAGGGGCTGGTGAATGGAGTAGTTTGCTTTGGCCCCACCGTTGGGCAATTTATGATCGCAATGTATATTTAAACAATAAACGCGTTTACGATTTCAACCTTCAGCTGAAGGATTTTCTTGCCACACGCGGAGTAGGGGTTATTTGTCATGAATTCTTTCATACTCTTGGTGCTCCTGACCTTTATCATTATACCAGTAATGGAATTGATCCTGCCGGTAGCTGGGATTTAATGTGTTCCGATCAAAATCCTCCTCAATATATGACCGCTTTTATGAAATGGAAATATGGAAATTGGATTGCTACTATTCCAACTATCTTCATTGGACAACAATACACCCTAAATCCTTTAACTTCTTCCACAGGTAACTGTTATAGAATAGATTCCAATGATCCTAACCAATATTATGTAGTAGAATTCCGCAAGAAAACAGGCACCTTTGAAAGCAGTATTCCCGGTTCCGGGATGTTGATTTATAGAATTGATACTACTGCCGGAGACGGAAATGCCTCAGGTCCACCTGATGAATTATATATTTACCGTCCCAATGGAACAACTACAGTAAACGGAACTATAAATTCCGCAAATTTTAGTCAGGAAACCGGTAGAACCAGTATTAATAATACAACTAATCCTGCTCCCTTCTTACAGGATGGGAGTGAAGGGAATTTAAATATCTATGCCATCGGTTCTTCAGCAGGAACTACGATGACTTTTTCTTTAGGTGTTCCTACAGTTGACTTTTCAACCAATCCTTACACGGAGAGCTTTGACAGTTCTACTTTTCCTCCAACGGGATGGTATAAACAGACAATTTCCGGGAGCTATGGTTTTGAAAGAGTAACTTCTGGAACAAATCCAACCTGCTCACCTCAAGCAGGAGCAGGAATGATTTGCTATAAAAGTTATTATGCTTCTTCGTCCAATTCCGCAATTTTAGCCACTATGCGGCTTGATTGTTCTGAAGTTCAATTTTACAGCTACGATTTTTCCTTTTATATGTATCGGGATACCGGATATAGTTCCCGGGCAGATAAAATTGAGTTTTATCTGGCAACGCTGCCTGATATGAGCGGAACCAATACTCTTTTAGGAACGATAAATCGTTATACCGGTTTTACACCAACAGTTGCTTCTGCAGGTTGGTATCAGTATTCTTTCAATTTGCCTCTTACATCTTCCGGTTATTACTATATCGTTTGTAAAGCTATCAGTGCTTATGGTAACAATATGTTTTTGGATAGTTTCAGTATTAAAAAAACGGCTTTACCTCCTTCTCCATCAGTATCTCCTTCTCCTGTAAATCTTGCTGAGAATGTAAATGTTTCACCAAATTTTTCATGGGTTAACGGAGGTGGTTATCCCAGCCATTATCTATTTTATTTAGGGACGAATAATCCACCAAGTAATTTAATCAATGGTTTGAATTTGGGCAATGTTCTCAATTACGCATATACCGGAACTTTGAATTACAGCACACAGTATTATTGGAAAGTTGTTGCAGTAAGTGAAGGTGGCTCTGCACAAAACTGTTCTGTATGGAGTTTTACTACTTTTGCTGATCCGCGTATTACTGCTCTGCCATACAGCCAAAATTTTGATAGTGTAACTACTCCCGCCTTACCTTTTGGTTGGAGTACTTATGTTTCTTCAACCGGCAGTTCTGCCTATGTAAAAAACTATTCTTCGCCTACCAATTATGCTTTAAGTCCTCCCAATTGTATTGCTTATAATAATTTCACGGATACAAGCGCAGAGCTTATTCTTATTACCCCTGAGATTTTAACGCCGATAAATATTTTGCGCTTGAAGTTTAATGCCAAGGGTCTTTCAACCGGATATTCATTACAAGTTGGAACTATGAGCAGTCCTAACGGCACTTTTACTTCATTAACTACGGTTAATTTAACCAATACGATGCAACAATATTCTGTGCCTTTTTCCAATTACAACGGAACAGACAGATTTATAGCCATCAGACATAATTTAGGCGGTTCCAATCGTTCTATTTATCTGGATAATTTTTATCTGGAAGAAGAGCTGACTAATGACCTGGCTATAAGTGCTTTGCAGATGAACGGATTAGGAGTTATTGGCGAACCCTTGCAGTTTAGCGTTAGTATTCTTAATAATGGAATTGCAACTCAAAACAGCTATAGTATTCAGTTACTTTCCAGCTCCGGTAAAACAGTGCTGGCAAATTTAGATGTATTGGAACCGCTTGCTCCTGGGCAAACTGCAGTTCATAATTTAACTTGGATACCTGAAACCGAACAAACGCTTTCTGTATATGCTCAAGTAACTTTAATTTCAGATGGTTATACTGGTAATAATACTTCCATACCTTCTCCTATATCCATTGGAAGTTACATAGCTGAAGCGGGAACCACTGCCACAGGCACCAAAACAAATTACCTTCCTCTCAGTTTTAATCAGAAAAACAGTATCAGTGAGACAATTTATCTTGCTTCCGAACTGCAAATGACTGCCGGAATAATTTCCGCTATTGCTTACCATACAAATTTTGTGCAGGATTTATCTCATCAGGCAGTAAAAATCTGGATGAAAAATACCCCTGAGAGTAATCTCAGTTCCGGCTGGCTTTCCTTTGATGAATATGTGCCGGTATTTGATGGTTTTGTAGATTTTCCTGCCGGCAGTAATACCATTATTATAATTTTACAAATACCTTTTCCCTACAATGGAAATAATTTGGCTATCAGGGTAAACAGACCCTTTGATAACTATAATTACAATACCAGTAACCATTTTTATTACACAAATTCTGCCTCAAATCCTGGTCGCAGCCGCTATCTAAGTAACAGTTCTGTAAACTATGATCCTCAAAATCCATCGGCTTTGGGCAGTTTAAGCAATTTTATTCCTGTTACCGGCTTTTCTGTAACTTCCTATATTCCAGCTGTATTAGCTATTCCTCAGCTGCTAATTCAGAAAAACCAACAGGGTGTATTACTTAACTGGAATGCCGTGCCGGGAGCAAATTTATACCGTATTTACACCAGTTCCGATCCTGTGGTCTGGTCTGATATTCCTTATGCCGAATGCAGTCAAACCAGTTTTCTGATTACTAATCCACCGGACAAAATGTTTTTCAAAATTGTAGCTGTTTACCAAGCACCCTGA
- a CDS encoding glycosyltransferase — MKVLIIPSWYPYPQKPTAGRFFLDQAIALSRNSNYEYEILNWGQNEYQLQIRHPFAAVSKIVNYLTAKTETRNITPNLKEIKIPHLTWTSRLFYGNIKALVKKLDSLSRPDIIHSYVTFPAGFLAFRLAEKWKIPYIISEHSGPFPFPEYVIRNKVSKKITLPLHNASAVLAVSRFLQAQILSSCSVQSIVIPNLVDTDFYQPADKEEGKCFSFFSLSILTYAKGVMDLVDAFALAVQKGLDADLYIGGDGYLRSKIKQKITKYHLEHRLHLLGYLTPQQALEQYQKCDCYILPSHIESFSLVLLEAMACGKPTLATDCGGPRDIVTPETGILIPPKKPFLMAEAMLKMKENINNYSPARIREICITNYSPPVICKKITAIYQNILQK; from the coding sequence ATGAAGGTCTTAATTATCCCTTCCTGGTATCCCTATCCGCAAAAACCCACTGCTGGAAGATTCTTTCTTGACCAGGCAATTGCTCTTTCCCGAAACAGCAACTATGAATATGAAATCCTGAATTGGGGACAGAATGAATATCAATTGCAAATCCGACATCCCTTTGCTGCTGTCTCCAAGATTGTTAATTACCTAACTGCCAAAACCGAAACCCGTAACATAACTCCCAACCTGAAAGAAATTAAAATCCCTCATCTTACCTGGACCAGCAGGTTATTTTATGGCAATATAAAAGCATTAGTGAAAAAATTGGATTCTCTTTCCCGACCTGATATTATTCATTCCTATGTAACTTTTCCGGCAGGATTTCTTGCTTTTCGCTTAGCGGAAAAATGGAAAATTCCCTATATCATTAGTGAACATAGCGGTCCATTTCCTTTTCCGGAATATGTTATCAGGAATAAGGTCTCTAAAAAAATCACTTTGCCGTTACACAATGCGTCCGCTGTTTTGGCTGTAAGCAGATTTCTCCAAGCACAAATTCTTTCTTCCTGCTCTGTTCAAAGTATAGTAATCCCCAATTTAGTGGATACGGATTTTTACCAACCGGCAGATAAAGAAGAGGGAAAATGCTTTTCTTTCTTTTCTTTAAGCATTTTAACTTATGCTAAGGGAGTTATGGATTTGGTAGATGCCTTTGCTTTGGCGGTTCAAAAAGGATTAGATGCCGATTTATACATCGGAGGAGATGGCTATTTAAGGTCTAAAATTAAACAAAAAATAACTAAATACCATTTGGAACACCGCCTCCATCTTTTGGGTTATCTTACTCCTCAGCAGGCATTGGAACAATATCAAAAATGCGATTGCTACATTCTTCCCAGCCATATTGAATCCTTCAGTTTGGTTCTTCTGGAAGCAATGGCTTGTGGAAAACCAACTTTGGCAACTGATTGTGGTGGTCCAAGAGATATCGTTACCCCGGAAACAGGAATTCTTATTCCTCCAAAAAAGCCCTTTCTGATGGCGGAAGCAATGCTGAAAATGAAAGAAAACATTAATAACTATTCCCCTGCCCGCATCAGAGAAATATGTATCACAAACTATTCCCCTCCTGTAATATGTAAAAAGATAACCGCTATTTACCAAAACATTCTGCAAAAATAA
- a CDS encoding glycosyltransferase, with protein sequence MKNVLLIFYYFPPAGGSGVQRGLKFAKYLPEFGFRPVILCADSRFLKQPRDYTLLRELPNKVKIFRTFALDINWFYKLLWGLKLNKIVNFLRRNVFIPDGEILWLPFAIHKLKKIMATNNINQVLVSVPPYSLIFLAKYLKKHYQTKVCLDFRDPWSFGIGRKYLKPPDWVTAIENRWEKEIVTRADQVICVSSVMIEEFRHLYPYLDKNKFVCITNGYDEKDFPVSLPPIRNAKFTIIYTGSFYDELQPDILWQAILELIQEGCLNPRKIAVEIYGRNFRNFVLGKYITDPILNQIVHFHGYINHRNSIQILRAADVLLLYLGSGEAQRAIVTAKVFEYLRSGKPILAIIDSSGAAADILKPANTAFIADSSSIHSIKETLGNLYRLWEKDKLQTEPKWDYIQQFERKALTAKLAEVFSALEQ encoded by the coding sequence ATGAAAAATGTGCTCTTAATTTTTTATTATTTCCCTCCTGCAGGCGGTTCCGGAGTGCAAAGAGGACTGAAGTTTGCCAAATATTTACCGGAATTTGGTTTTAGACCTGTTATTCTTTGTGCTGATTCCCGTTTTTTAAAACAGCCCAGAGATTATACTCTTCTGCGTGAACTTCCTAATAAAGTAAAAATTTTTCGCACTTTCGCTTTGGATATTAACTGGTTTTATAAACTGCTTTGGGGCTTAAAGCTAAACAAAATAGTCAATTTCCTGCGCAGAAATGTTTTTATTCCGGATGGAGAAATCCTGTGGTTACCATTTGCGATTCATAAGCTAAAGAAAATTATGGCTACCAACAATATCAATCAGGTTTTAGTTTCAGTTCCGCCCTATTCTCTTATTTTTTTAGCCAAATACCTGAAAAAGCATTATCAGACAAAGGTCTGCCTGGATTTTAGAGACCCCTGGAGTTTCGGTATTGGCAGAAAATATCTAAAACCTCCTGATTGGGTTACCGCAATAGAGAACAGGTGGGAAAAGGAAATAGTAACCCGTGCTGATCAAGTTATCTGTGTAAGTTCGGTTATGATAGAGGAATTCAGACATCTTTATCCCTATTTAGATAAAAACAAATTCGTCTGTATCACCAATGGCTATGATGAGAAAGATTTCCCCGTTTCATTGCCTCCAATCAGGAATGCCAAATTTACCATTATTTACACCGGTAGTTTTTACGATGAACTCCAACCTGATATTCTCTGGCAGGCAATTTTAGAGTTAATTCAGGAAGGTTGTCTTAACCCCCGGAAAATTGCCGTGGAAATTTATGGCAGAAACTTTCGTAACTTCGTGCTGGGAAAATATATAACCGATCCAATACTAAATCAAATTGTCCATTTCCACGGTTATATCAATCATCGGAATAGCATTCAAATTCTTCGTGCTGCAGATGTTCTTTTATTGTATTTGGGTTCCGGAGAAGCTCAAAGAGCAATTGTTACAGCAAAGGTCTTTGAATATCTGCGTAGCGGAAAACCCATTCTGGCTATAATAGATTCCTCAGGGGCAGCAGCAGATATCCTTAAGCCCGCAAATACAGCTTTTATTGCCGATTCCTCTTCCATCCATTCTATAAAGGAAACCTTAGGAAACCTTTATCGGCTTTGGGAGAAAGACAAGCTGCAAACGGAACCCAAATGGGATTATATTCAGCAATTTGAACGCAAGGCACTTACGGCAAAACTGGCTGAGGTCTTTTCTGCATTGGAACAATGA